CTGCACTACCGGTAAACAGACTTATAGAAAAGGGTATGTATGCGGTCTGGAGACATCCGATCTACCTGTTTGCGTTCATTGCATTGCTTGGATTGTCGATGGCTTCGGGTTCCTTTGGTTTCATTTCAATCGTCATGCCGGTTTTTATCATTGCTCTGACAATTTATATATATGTTGAAGAGACCTATCTGGTCAGAAAATTCGGCAATAAGTACATTGCTTACCGGAAGCGGGTTCCAATCGTAGTTCCCAGGTTTTGGTTTGTATTACGTATCCCGGTGGTGCTTCTGTTCAGGCACTTGTTCCATTTTGAAATTCGTGGGAGGGAGTATATACCTCTTGAAACCCCATACTTTGTGGTAGCAGCTCACCGGAATTATCTCGACCCGTTTTTCATTGGATGTGCCTTCCCTCATCAGATTAAATTTATATGTACGTACGATATGTTCAGAAAAAAACTCATCAGGTCCATCGTAACCAAACTGGGTGCCATTCCCAAAAAACGGTATAAAACCGATCTGTATAGCAATAAGATGTTGACAAAGGCCCTTACAGACGGTTACCCGGTAGGCATTTTCCCCGAAGGCGGCAGAAGCTGGACAGGCAATCTGCGCACTTTGAAAACCGAATGCATTCGGTTATTTCTGCACTTCTCTCATTTTCCAGTCGTTCCGGTAAAAATAACCGGTAATTATCATGCCTGGCCGCGTTGGTCAAACTCAATATTCAGAGCCGATATCAGAATTGAAATCAAGCCGG
This genomic window from Bacteroidales bacterium contains:
- a CDS encoding 1-acyl-sn-glycerol-3-phosphate acyltransferase, producing ALPVNRLIEKGMYAVWRHPIYLFAFIALLGLSMASGSFGFISIVMPVFIIALTIYIYVEETYLVRKFGNKYIAYRKRVPIVVPRFWFVLRIPVVLLFRHLFHFEIRGREYIPLETPYFVVAAHRNYLDPFFIGCAFPHQIKFICTYDMFRKKLIRSIVTKLGAIPKKRYKTDLYSNKMLTKALTDGYPVGIFPEGGRSWTGNLRTLKTECIRLFLHFSHFPVVPVKITGNYHAWPRWSNSIFRADIRIEIKPAIRFEPDTPMNITEQTLVDSIHVRPETEDRIIRRKKERTGKLSVVLYRCPSCRRFETLKEVSPSFMKCVVCQYTLKITADLRLQTGNGSPAETYLIRDVYSDIQITLSDLELLKKEYTGISRPATMINSEVVYYRSYGKFYEEQGVQFILRSVDEVFLTQKRVLLHNREGDTSIPLEEIDGATIEGNDKFQIYQRRLNCVNQIIFDTNCALLWQDLLVLLLQERYNKEIINR